A section of the Melopsittacus undulatus isolate bMelUnd1 chromosome 3, bMelUnd1.mat.Z, whole genome shotgun sequence genome encodes:
- the PPP2R5D gene encoding serine/threonine-protein phosphatase 2A 56 kDa regulatory subunit delta isoform isoform X2 yields MPCKLKKEKESPKSTKSSPKAGSSGGGKDGGAENSEEEQQQQQQQQQQTSTSNKRPSNSAPPPTQLNKIKYSGGPQIVKKERRHSSSRFNLSKNRELQKLPALKDAPPHEREELFIQKLRQCCVLFDFISDPLSDLKFKEVKRAGLNEMVEYITHNRDVVTEAIYPEAVIMFSVNLFRTLPPSSNPTGAEFDPEEDEPTLEAAWPHLQLVYEFFLRFLESPDFQPNIAKKYIDQKFVLSLLDLFDSEDPRERDFLKTILHRIYGKFLGLRAYVRRQINNIFYRFIYETEHHNGIAELLEILGSIINGFALPLKEEHKMFLIRVLLPLHKVKSLSVYHPQLAYCVVQFLEKDSSLTEPVIVGLLKFWPKTHSPKEVMFLNELEEILDVIEPSEFVKVMEPLFRQLAKCVSSPHFQVAERALYYWNNEYIMSLISDNAAKILPIMFPALYKNSKSHWNKTIHGLIYNALKLFMEMNQKLFDDCTQQYKAEKQKGRFRMKEREEMWQKIEELARLNPQYPMYYAPPPLPPVCCMETETPTAEDIQLLKKTVETEAVQMLKDIKKDKVLLRRKSELPQDVYTIKALEAHKRAEEFLTSSQEAI; encoded by the exons gaacagcagcagcagcagcagcaacagcagcagacgTCAACTTCAAATAAGCGGCCCAGTAACAGCGCTCCCCCCCCAACCCAGCTGAATAAGATCAAGTACTCTGGGGGACCCCAGATTGTGAAGAAGGAGCGCAGGCACAGCTCTTCCCGCTTCAATCTGAGCAAAAACCGGGAGCTCCAGAAGCTCCCAGCCCTTAAAG ATGCTCCTCCACATGAACGAGAAGAGCTTTTCATCCAGAAGCTGCGGCAGTGCTGCGTGCTTTTTGACTTCATTTCTGACCCCCTCAGTGACCTGAAGTTCAAGGAAGTGAAGCGAGCAGGTCTCAACGAGATGGTAGAATACATCACTCACAACCGTGATGTTGTCACTGAGGCCATCTATCCTGAAGCTGTTATCATG TTTTCAGTGAACCTCTTCCGGACGCTCCCACCATCATCCAATCCCACAGGTGCGGAGTTTGACCCTGAGGAAGATGAGCCTACACTAGAGGCTGCCTGGCCTCACCTGcag CTGGTGTATGAGTTCTTCCTCCGGTTCCTGGAATCACCTGATTTTCAACCAAACATAGCCAAGAAATACATCGACCAGAAGTTTGTACTGTCT CTGCTGGATCTCTTTGACAGTGAAGACCCCAGAGAAAGAGACTTCCTAAAGACTATTCTGCACAGGATCTATGGGAAGTTCCTGGGTCTGCGAGCATATGTGAGGCGGCAGATCAACAATATATTTTACAG GTTCATCTATGAAACAGAGCACCACAATGGGATTGCAGAACTGCTGGAGATCCTGGGAAG TATAATCAATGGGTTTGCTTTGCCTCTGAAGGAAGAGCACAAGATGTTCCTCATCAGAGTCTTGTTACCCCTGCACAAGGTGAAGTCTCTCAGTGTTTACCACCCACAG TTGGCGTACTGTGTTGTGCAGTTCTTGGAGAAAGACAGCAGCCTGACAGAGCCA GTGATTGTGGGCTTGCTGAAGTTCTGGCCAAAAACTCACAGCCCCAAGGAGGTGATGTTCCTGAATGAGCTGGAGGAGATCTTGGATGTGATTGAGCCATCTGAGTTTGTGAAAGTCATGGAGCCCTTGTTCAGGCAGTTGGCCAAGTGTGTCTCCAGCCCACACTTCCAG GTGGCAGAGCGAGCACTGTACTACTGGAACAACGAATATATCATGAGCCTAATCAGCGATAACGCAGCCAAAATCCTCCCGATCATGTTTCCAGCACTCTACAAGAACTCCAAGAGTCACTGGAACAA GACAATCCATGGGCTGATATACAATGCACTGAAGCTGTTCATGGAGATGAACCAAAAGCTTTTTGATGACTGCACGCAGCAATACaaggcagagaagcagaa ggGAAGGTTCAGGATGAAGGAACGAGAAGAAATGTGGCAGAAAATAGAGGAGCTGGCCCGGCTGAACCCCCAG TACCCCATGTATTACGCACCTCCACCATTGCCTCCTGTCTGCTGTATGGAAACGGAGACCCCGACTGCAGAGGACATACAGCTACTGAAGAAAACGGTGGAGACAGAAGCTGTGCAG ATGCTGAAAGACATTAAGAAGGATAAAGTTTTGCTGCGCCGAAAATCTGAGCTTCCTCAGGACGTCTACACTATAAAAGCCCTGGAGGCCCACAAGAGAGCAGAAGAGTTCCTCACCTCAAGCCAGGAGGCAATCTGA
- the PPP2R5D gene encoding serine/threonine-protein phosphatase 2A 56 kDa regulatory subunit delta isoform isoform X4 has protein sequence MPPVREESPKSTKSSPKAGSSGGGKDGGAENSEEEQQQQQQQQQQTSTSNKRPSNSAPPPTQLNKIKYSGGPQIVKKERRHSSSRFNLSKNRELQKLPALKDAPPHEREELFIQKLRQCCVLFDFISDPLSDLKFKEVKRAGLNEMVEYITHNRDVVTEAIYPEAVIMFSVNLFRTLPPSSNPTGAEFDPEEDEPTLEAAWPHLQLVYEFFLRFLESPDFQPNIAKKYIDQKFVLSLLDLFDSEDPRERDFLKTILHRIYGKFLGLRAYVRRQINNIFYRFIYETEHHNGIAELLEILGSIINGFALPLKEEHKMFLIRVLLPLHKVKSLSVYHPQLAYCVVQFLEKDSSLTEPVIVGLLKFWPKTHSPKEVMFLNELEEILDVIEPSEFVKVMEPLFRQLAKCVSSPHFQVAERALYYWNNEYIMSLISDNAAKILPIMFPALYKNSKSHWNKTIHGLIYNALKLFMEMNQKLFDDCTQQYKAEKQKGRFRMKEREEMWQKIEELARLNPQYPMYYAPPPLPPVCCMETETPTAEDIQLLKKTVETEAVQMLKDIKKDKVLLRRKSELPQDVYTIKALEAHKRAEEFLTSSQEAI, from the exons gaacagcagcagcagcagcagcaacagcagcagacgTCAACTTCAAATAAGCGGCCCAGTAACAGCGCTCCCCCCCCAACCCAGCTGAATAAGATCAAGTACTCTGGGGGACCCCAGATTGTGAAGAAGGAGCGCAGGCACAGCTCTTCCCGCTTCAATCTGAGCAAAAACCGGGAGCTCCAGAAGCTCCCAGCCCTTAAAG ATGCTCCTCCACATGAACGAGAAGAGCTTTTCATCCAGAAGCTGCGGCAGTGCTGCGTGCTTTTTGACTTCATTTCTGACCCCCTCAGTGACCTGAAGTTCAAGGAAGTGAAGCGAGCAGGTCTCAACGAGATGGTAGAATACATCACTCACAACCGTGATGTTGTCACTGAGGCCATCTATCCTGAAGCTGTTATCATG TTTTCAGTGAACCTCTTCCGGACGCTCCCACCATCATCCAATCCCACAGGTGCGGAGTTTGACCCTGAGGAAGATGAGCCTACACTAGAGGCTGCCTGGCCTCACCTGcag CTGGTGTATGAGTTCTTCCTCCGGTTCCTGGAATCACCTGATTTTCAACCAAACATAGCCAAGAAATACATCGACCAGAAGTTTGTACTGTCT CTGCTGGATCTCTTTGACAGTGAAGACCCCAGAGAAAGAGACTTCCTAAAGACTATTCTGCACAGGATCTATGGGAAGTTCCTGGGTCTGCGAGCATATGTGAGGCGGCAGATCAACAATATATTTTACAG GTTCATCTATGAAACAGAGCACCACAATGGGATTGCAGAACTGCTGGAGATCCTGGGAAG TATAATCAATGGGTTTGCTTTGCCTCTGAAGGAAGAGCACAAGATGTTCCTCATCAGAGTCTTGTTACCCCTGCACAAGGTGAAGTCTCTCAGTGTTTACCACCCACAG TTGGCGTACTGTGTTGTGCAGTTCTTGGAGAAAGACAGCAGCCTGACAGAGCCA GTGATTGTGGGCTTGCTGAAGTTCTGGCCAAAAACTCACAGCCCCAAGGAGGTGATGTTCCTGAATGAGCTGGAGGAGATCTTGGATGTGATTGAGCCATCTGAGTTTGTGAAAGTCATGGAGCCCTTGTTCAGGCAGTTGGCCAAGTGTGTCTCCAGCCCACACTTCCAG GTGGCAGAGCGAGCACTGTACTACTGGAACAACGAATATATCATGAGCCTAATCAGCGATAACGCAGCCAAAATCCTCCCGATCATGTTTCCAGCACTCTACAAGAACTCCAAGAGTCACTGGAACAA GACAATCCATGGGCTGATATACAATGCACTGAAGCTGTTCATGGAGATGAACCAAAAGCTTTTTGATGACTGCACGCAGCAATACaaggcagagaagcagaa ggGAAGGTTCAGGATGAAGGAACGAGAAGAAATGTGGCAGAAAATAGAGGAGCTGGCCCGGCTGAACCCCCAG TACCCCATGTATTACGCACCTCCACCATTGCCTCCTGTCTGCTGTATGGAAACGGAGACCCCGACTGCAGAGGACATACAGCTACTGAAGAAAACGGTGGAGACAGAAGCTGTGCAG ATGCTGAAAGACATTAAGAAGGATAAAGTTTTGCTGCGCCGAAAATCTGAGCTTCCTCAGGACGTCTACACTATAAAAGCCCTGGAGGCCCACAAGAGAGCAGAAGAGTTCCTCACCTCAAGCCAGGAGGCAATCTGA
- the PPP2R5D gene encoding serine/threonine-protein phosphatase 2A 56 kDa regulatory subunit delta isoform isoform X5 has product MYASLNAIFLLFRKNRKEQQQQQQQQQQTSTSNKRPSNSAPPPTQLNKIKYSGGPQIVKKERRHSSSRFNLSKNRELQKLPALKDAPPHEREELFIQKLRQCCVLFDFISDPLSDLKFKEVKRAGLNEMVEYITHNRDVVTEAIYPEAVIMFSVNLFRTLPPSSNPTGAEFDPEEDEPTLEAAWPHLQLVYEFFLRFLESPDFQPNIAKKYIDQKFVLSLLDLFDSEDPRERDFLKTILHRIYGKFLGLRAYVRRQINNIFYRFIYETEHHNGIAELLEILGSIINGFALPLKEEHKMFLIRVLLPLHKVKSLSVYHPQLAYCVVQFLEKDSSLTEPVIVGLLKFWPKTHSPKEVMFLNELEEILDVIEPSEFVKVMEPLFRQLAKCVSSPHFQVAERALYYWNNEYIMSLISDNAAKILPIMFPALYKNSKSHWNKTIHGLIYNALKLFMEMNQKLFDDCTQQYKAEKQKGRFRMKEREEMWQKIEELARLNPQYPMYYAPPPLPPVCCMETETPTAEDIQLLKKTVETEAVQMLKDIKKDKVLLRRKSELPQDVYTIKALEAHKRAEEFLTSSQEAI; this is encoded by the exons gaacagcagcagcagcagcagcaacagcagcagacgTCAACTTCAAATAAGCGGCCCAGTAACAGCGCTCCCCCCCCAACCCAGCTGAATAAGATCAAGTACTCTGGGGGACCCCAGATTGTGAAGAAGGAGCGCAGGCACAGCTCTTCCCGCTTCAATCTGAGCAAAAACCGGGAGCTCCAGAAGCTCCCAGCCCTTAAAG ATGCTCCTCCACATGAACGAGAAGAGCTTTTCATCCAGAAGCTGCGGCAGTGCTGCGTGCTTTTTGACTTCATTTCTGACCCCCTCAGTGACCTGAAGTTCAAGGAAGTGAAGCGAGCAGGTCTCAACGAGATGGTAGAATACATCACTCACAACCGTGATGTTGTCACTGAGGCCATCTATCCTGAAGCTGTTATCATG TTTTCAGTGAACCTCTTCCGGACGCTCCCACCATCATCCAATCCCACAGGTGCGGAGTTTGACCCTGAGGAAGATGAGCCTACACTAGAGGCTGCCTGGCCTCACCTGcag CTGGTGTATGAGTTCTTCCTCCGGTTCCTGGAATCACCTGATTTTCAACCAAACATAGCCAAGAAATACATCGACCAGAAGTTTGTACTGTCT CTGCTGGATCTCTTTGACAGTGAAGACCCCAGAGAAAGAGACTTCCTAAAGACTATTCTGCACAGGATCTATGGGAAGTTCCTGGGTCTGCGAGCATATGTGAGGCGGCAGATCAACAATATATTTTACAG GTTCATCTATGAAACAGAGCACCACAATGGGATTGCAGAACTGCTGGAGATCCTGGGAAG TATAATCAATGGGTTTGCTTTGCCTCTGAAGGAAGAGCACAAGATGTTCCTCATCAGAGTCTTGTTACCCCTGCACAAGGTGAAGTCTCTCAGTGTTTACCACCCACAG TTGGCGTACTGTGTTGTGCAGTTCTTGGAGAAAGACAGCAGCCTGACAGAGCCA GTGATTGTGGGCTTGCTGAAGTTCTGGCCAAAAACTCACAGCCCCAAGGAGGTGATGTTCCTGAATGAGCTGGAGGAGATCTTGGATGTGATTGAGCCATCTGAGTTTGTGAAAGTCATGGAGCCCTTGTTCAGGCAGTTGGCCAAGTGTGTCTCCAGCCCACACTTCCAG GTGGCAGAGCGAGCACTGTACTACTGGAACAACGAATATATCATGAGCCTAATCAGCGATAACGCAGCCAAAATCCTCCCGATCATGTTTCCAGCACTCTACAAGAACTCCAAGAGTCACTGGAACAA GACAATCCATGGGCTGATATACAATGCACTGAAGCTGTTCATGGAGATGAACCAAAAGCTTTTTGATGACTGCACGCAGCAATACaaggcagagaagcagaa ggGAAGGTTCAGGATGAAGGAACGAGAAGAAATGTGGCAGAAAATAGAGGAGCTGGCCCGGCTGAACCCCCAG TACCCCATGTATTACGCACCTCCACCATTGCCTCCTGTCTGCTGTATGGAAACGGAGACCCCGACTGCAGAGGACATACAGCTACTGAAGAAAACGGTGGAGACAGAAGCTGTGCAG ATGCTGAAAGACATTAAGAAGGATAAAGTTTTGCTGCGCCGAAAATCTGAGCTTCCTCAGGACGTCTACACTATAAAAGCCCTGGAGGCCCACAAGAGAGCAGAAGAGTTCCTCACCTCAAGCCAGGAGGCAATCTGA
- the PPP2R5D gene encoding serine/threonine-protein phosphatase 2A 56 kDa regulatory subunit delta isoform isoform X3, with protein MPCKLKKEKESPKSTKSSPKAGSSGGGKDGGAENSEEQQQQQQQQQTSTSNKRPSNSAPPPTQLNKIKYSGGPQIVKKERRHSSSRFNLSKNRELQKLPALKDAPPHEREELFIQKLRQCCVLFDFISDPLSDLKFKEVKRAGLNEMVEYITHNRDVVTEAIYPEAVIMFSVNLFRTLPPSSNPTGAEFDPEEDEPTLEAAWPHLQLVYEFFLRFLESPDFQPNIAKKYIDQKFVLSLLDLFDSEDPRERDFLKTILHRIYGKFLGLRAYVRRQINNIFYRFIYETEHHNGIAELLEILGSIINGFALPLKEEHKMFLIRVLLPLHKVKSLSVYHPQLAYCVVQFLEKDSSLTEPVIVGLLKFWPKTHSPKEVMFLNELEEILDVIEPSEFVKVMEPLFRQLAKCVSSPHFQVAERALYYWNNEYIMSLISDNAAKILPIMFPALYKNSKSHWNKTIHGLIYNALKLFMEMNQKLFDDCTQQYKAEKQKGRFRMKEREEMWQKIEELARLNPQYPMYYAPPPLPPVCCMETETPTAEDIQLLKKTVETEAVQMLKDIKKDKVLLRRKSELPQDVYTIKALEAHKRAEEFLTSSQEAI; from the exons cagcagcagcagcagcaacagcagcagacgTCAACTTCAAATAAGCGGCCCAGTAACAGCGCTCCCCCCCCAACCCAGCTGAATAAGATCAAGTACTCTGGGGGACCCCAGATTGTGAAGAAGGAGCGCAGGCACAGCTCTTCCCGCTTCAATCTGAGCAAAAACCGGGAGCTCCAGAAGCTCCCAGCCCTTAAAG ATGCTCCTCCACATGAACGAGAAGAGCTTTTCATCCAGAAGCTGCGGCAGTGCTGCGTGCTTTTTGACTTCATTTCTGACCCCCTCAGTGACCTGAAGTTCAAGGAAGTGAAGCGAGCAGGTCTCAACGAGATGGTAGAATACATCACTCACAACCGTGATGTTGTCACTGAGGCCATCTATCCTGAAGCTGTTATCATG TTTTCAGTGAACCTCTTCCGGACGCTCCCACCATCATCCAATCCCACAGGTGCGGAGTTTGACCCTGAGGAAGATGAGCCTACACTAGAGGCTGCCTGGCCTCACCTGcag CTGGTGTATGAGTTCTTCCTCCGGTTCCTGGAATCACCTGATTTTCAACCAAACATAGCCAAGAAATACATCGACCAGAAGTTTGTACTGTCT CTGCTGGATCTCTTTGACAGTGAAGACCCCAGAGAAAGAGACTTCCTAAAGACTATTCTGCACAGGATCTATGGGAAGTTCCTGGGTCTGCGAGCATATGTGAGGCGGCAGATCAACAATATATTTTACAG GTTCATCTATGAAACAGAGCACCACAATGGGATTGCAGAACTGCTGGAGATCCTGGGAAG TATAATCAATGGGTTTGCTTTGCCTCTGAAGGAAGAGCACAAGATGTTCCTCATCAGAGTCTTGTTACCCCTGCACAAGGTGAAGTCTCTCAGTGTTTACCACCCACAG TTGGCGTACTGTGTTGTGCAGTTCTTGGAGAAAGACAGCAGCCTGACAGAGCCA GTGATTGTGGGCTTGCTGAAGTTCTGGCCAAAAACTCACAGCCCCAAGGAGGTGATGTTCCTGAATGAGCTGGAGGAGATCTTGGATGTGATTGAGCCATCTGAGTTTGTGAAAGTCATGGAGCCCTTGTTCAGGCAGTTGGCCAAGTGTGTCTCCAGCCCACACTTCCAG GTGGCAGAGCGAGCACTGTACTACTGGAACAACGAATATATCATGAGCCTAATCAGCGATAACGCAGCCAAAATCCTCCCGATCATGTTTCCAGCACTCTACAAGAACTCCAAGAGTCACTGGAACAA GACAATCCATGGGCTGATATACAATGCACTGAAGCTGTTCATGGAGATGAACCAAAAGCTTTTTGATGACTGCACGCAGCAATACaaggcagagaagcagaa ggGAAGGTTCAGGATGAAGGAACGAGAAGAAATGTGGCAGAAAATAGAGGAGCTGGCCCGGCTGAACCCCCAG TACCCCATGTATTACGCACCTCCACCATTGCCTCCTGTCTGCTGTATGGAAACGGAGACCCCGACTGCAGAGGACATACAGCTACTGAAGAAAACGGTGGAGACAGAAGCTGTGCAG ATGCTGAAAGACATTAAGAAGGATAAAGTTTTGCTGCGCCGAAAATCTGAGCTTCCTCAGGACGTCTACACTATAAAAGCCCTGGAGGCCCACAAGAGAGCAGAAGAGTTCCTCACCTCAAGCCAGGAGGCAATCTGA
- the MEA1 gene encoding male-enhanced antigen 1 — protein sequence MAGPRSMGPERVCPEEPGPPEAPDGAAGWSGDEEEEEEEEEEGGGGYLYQPLSQEPEQGPTDGPAAEPGPGLQERLQMLRLHLPDPPADSEDEEEEEEAAAAGGAAQSSRSSIPMDAEHVELVKRTMAGVKLPSLGIPAWASQISEDQWKDVVRRTLQARRGLGASRPDWK from the exons ATGGCGGGGCCGCGGAGCATGGGACCGGAGCGGGTGTGTCCCGAGGAGCCGGGGCCGCCGGAGGCCCCTGACGGAGCGGCGGGATGGAGCGGGGacgaggaagaggaggaggaggaggaggaggaaggaggcgGCGGGTACTTGTACCAGCCGCTGAGCCAGGAGCCGGAGCAGGGCCCTACCGACGGGCCTGCCGCTGAGCCGGGCCCCGGCCTGCAGGAGCGGCTGCAG ATGCTGCGGCTGCACCTGCCCGACCCGCCGGCAGACAGCGaggacgaggaggaggaggaggaggcagcggCTGCAGGCGGCGCGGCTCAGAGCAGCcgcagctccatccccatggaCGCAG AGCACGTGGAGCTGGTGAAGAGGACCATGGCCGGCGTGAAGCTGCCCAGCCTGGGCATCCCGGCCTGGGCCAGCCAGATCTCGGAGGACCAGTGGAAGGACGTGGTGCGGCGCACGCTGCAGGCCCGGCGCGGCCTCGGCGCGTCCAGGCCCGACTGGAAGTGA
- the KLHDC3 gene encoding kelch domain-containing protein 3 yields the protein MLRWAVHLEGGPRRVNHAAVAVGHKVYSFGGYCSGEDYETLRQIDVHVFNAVSLRWIKLPPVWTNSRDQVREVPYMRYGHSAVLIDDTVYIWGGRNDTEGACNVLYAFDVNTHKWFTPKVSGMVPGARDGHSACVLAKSMFIFGGYEQLADCFSNDIHKLDTTNMMWTLISAKGTPARWRDFHSATIIGTKMYVFGGRADRFGPFHSNNEIYCNRIQVFDTETNSWLDSPSTPVLPEGRRSHSAFSYNGELYVFGGYNARLNRHFHDLWKFNPVSLSWRKIEPKGKGPCPRRRQCCCRVGDKIILFGGTSPSPEEGMGDEFDLMDHSDLYILDFSPSLKTLCKLAVIQYSLDQSCLPHDIRWELSAMTTNSTISRPIVSSQG from the exons ATGCTCCGGTGGGCAGTGCACTTGGAAGGTGGGCCGCGGAGGGTGAACCACGCTGCCGTGGCCGTCGGGCACAAGGTCTACTCCTTCGGTGGGTACTGCTCTGGAGAAGACTATGAGACGCTGCGGCAGATTGACGTCCATGTCTTTAACGCAG TGTCTCTGCGTTGGATCAAGCTGCCTCCAGTGTGGACAAACAGCCGAGATCAAGTGAGAGAGGTGCCCTACATGAGGTATGGGCACTCAGCAGTGCTCATAGATGACACCGTCTACATATGGGGTGGTCGCAACGACACTGAGGGAGCCTGCAACGTGCTCTATGCCTTTGATGTCA aCACGCACAAGTGGTTCACTCCAAAGGTGTCTGGAATGGTCCCGGGAGCACGGGATGGGCACTCAGCTTGTGTCCTGGCAAAGAGCATGTTCATCTTCGGAGGTTATGAGCAGCTG GCGGACTGCTTTTCAAACGATATCCACAAACTGGACACCACAAACATGATGTGGACCTTAATCTCTGCCAAG GGCACGCCAGCTCGCTGGAGAGACTTTCATTCAGCTACCATCATTGGAACAAAGATGTACGTGTTTGGGGGCAGAGCTGATCGGTTTGGGCCATTTCACTCCAACAATGAGATCTACTGTAACCGCATTCAAGTGTTTGATACGGAAACAAACTCCTGGCTGGACTCCCCTTCAACTCCAGTGCTTCCTGAAGGCCGGCGGAGCCATTCAGCCT TCAGCTACAATGGGGAGCTGTATGTATTTGGTGGCTACAACGCACGCCTGAACAGACACTTCCACGACCTTTGGAAATTCAATCCAG TCTCTCTTTCTTGGAGGAAGATTGAGCCCAAGGGGAAAGGCCCATGTCCTCGGCGCAGGCAATGCTGCTGCAGAGTGGGGGACAAAATCATTCTCTTTGGAGGCACCAG CCCGTCTCCAGAGGAGGGAATGGGTGATGAATTCGACCTGATGGATCACTCGGATCTCTACATCCTTGACTTCA gCCCCAGCCTAAAGACGCTGTGTAAGTTAGCAGTGATTCAGTACAGCCTGGACCAGTCCTGCCTTCCCCACGACATCAG ATGGGAGCTCTCTGCCATGACCACAAACAGCACCATCAGCCGCCCCATCGTCTCCTCCCAGGGCTGA
- the LOC115945274 gene encoding neuronal PAS domain-containing protein 4 isoform X2, producing the protein MTIFCSHCHRPLQAEMSCLPRRGKEVPRASKPFRSTKSASKARRDQINMELQALRSLLPISAREKERLSYLHTMALVCLQLRGAQLFPPDCTTPAGPALGTELLSLLPGFLLVLSADGKLIYISENVAQVLGLSMVELLAHGDMVFDILDQQAHEDVSKKLLIAQEEPGREVTFVCEMRTSKAFQLQHGGNRAVVVHGRFTALRWPPSRSTTAFLALCSPVRGLDADAGSQEDLFQSTHSLDMTFTDATESVTYHLGYHREELMGQSWYSLLHPEDADLAASQHRAVGECQAWEHMYFPVAAPKTWLSRTTEIEVT; encoded by the exons atgACCATCTTCTGCAGCCACTGCCACAGGCcgctgcaggcagagatgagcTGCCTGCCCAGGAGGGGCAAGGAGGTGCCCAGGGCCTCCAAGCCATTCAG GTCAACCAAGAGTGCCTCCAAGGCTCGCCGGGACCAGATCAACAtggagctgcaggcactgcGCTCCCTACTGCCCATCTCTGCACGGGAGAAGGAGCGGCTCTCCTACCTCCACACCATGGCCCTGGTGTGCCTCCAGCTGCGGGGGGCTCAGCTTTTCCCCCCAG ACTGCACTACTCCTGCGGGACCAGCCCTCGGCACggagctgctctccctgctcccaggatTCCTGCTGGTGCTCTCAGCCGATGGCAAGTTGATCTACATCTCAGAGAACGTGGCCCAGGTCCTGGGCCTCTCCATG GTGGAGCTGCTTGCCCATGGGGACATGGTCTTTGACATCCTAGACCAGCAAGCCCACGAGGATGTGAGCAAGAAGCTCCTCATTGCCCAGGAGGAGCCAGGCAGGG AAGTCACGTTCGTGTGTGAGATGCGCACCTCCAAGGCCTTTCAACTGCAGCACGGGGGTAACCGGGCCGTGGTGGTGCACGGGCGCTTCACGGCCCTGCGCTGGCCACCCTCCCGCTCCACCACAGCCTTCCTGGCCCTCTGCAGCCCGGTGAGGGGGCTGGATGCAGATGCTGGCTCCCAGGAGGACCTGTTCCAGAGCACACACAGCCTCGACATGACATTTACCGATGCCACGGAGAG TGTCACCTACCACCTGGGCTACCACAGGGAGGAACTGATGGGTCAGTCGTGGTACAGCCTCCTGCACCCCGAGGATGCTGACCTGGCAGCCTCCCAGCACAGGGCCGTGGGTGAGTGTCAGGCTTGGGAACACATGTATTTTCCTGTGGCTGCACCCAAAACGTGGCTGTCCAGGACAACAGAAATAGAGGTGACTTAG
- the LOC115945274 gene encoding neuronal PAS domain-containing protein 4 isoform X1, whose translation MTIFCSHCHRPLQAEMSCLPRRGKEVPRASKPFRSTKSASKARRDQINMELQALRSLLPISAREKERLSYLHTMALVCLQLRGAQLFPPGTHSTTAPHMSLALRGALLLPHGSASPCDPSPADCTTPAGPALGTELLSLLPGFLLVLSADGKLIYISENVAQVLGLSMVELLAHGDMVFDILDQQAHEDVSKKLLIAQEEPGREVTFVCEMRTSKAFQLQHGGNRAVVVHGRFTALRWPPSRSTTAFLALCSPVRGLDADAGSQEDLFQSTHSLDMTFTDATESVTYHLGYHREELMGQSWYSLLHPEDADLAASQHRAVGECQAWEHMYFPVAAPKTWLSRTTEIEVT comes from the exons atgACCATCTTCTGCAGCCACTGCCACAGGCcgctgcaggcagagatgagcTGCCTGCCCAGGAGGGGCAAGGAGGTGCCCAGGGCCTCCAAGCCATTCAG GTCAACCAAGAGTGCCTCCAAGGCTCGCCGGGACCAGATCAACAtggagctgcaggcactgcGCTCCCTACTGCCCATCTCTGCACGGGAGAAGGAGCGGCTCTCCTACCTCCACACCATGGCCCTGGTGTGCCTCCAGCTGCGGGGGGCTCAGCTTTTCCCCCCAGGTACCCACAGCACCACTGCACCCCACATGAGCTTGGCTTTGCGTGGGgcactgctcctgccccatggcagtgCTTCACCCTGCGATCCATCCCCTGCAGACTGCACTACTCCTGCGGGACCAGCCCTCGGCACggagctgctctccctgctcccaggatTCCTGCTGGTGCTCTCAGCCGATGGCAAGTTGATCTACATCTCAGAGAACGTGGCCCAGGTCCTGGGCCTCTCCATG GTGGAGCTGCTTGCCCATGGGGACATGGTCTTTGACATCCTAGACCAGCAAGCCCACGAGGATGTGAGCAAGAAGCTCCTCATTGCCCAGGAGGAGCCAGGCAGGG AAGTCACGTTCGTGTGTGAGATGCGCACCTCCAAGGCCTTTCAACTGCAGCACGGGGGTAACCGGGCCGTGGTGGTGCACGGGCGCTTCACGGCCCTGCGCTGGCCACCCTCCCGCTCCACCACAGCCTTCCTGGCCCTCTGCAGCCCGGTGAGGGGGCTGGATGCAGATGCTGGCTCCCAGGAGGACCTGTTCCAGAGCACACACAGCCTCGACATGACATTTACCGATGCCACGGAGAG TGTCACCTACCACCTGGGCTACCACAGGGAGGAACTGATGGGTCAGTCGTGGTACAGCCTCCTGCACCCCGAGGATGCTGACCTGGCAGCCTCCCAGCACAGGGCCGTGGGTGAGTGTCAGGCTTGGGAACACATGTATTTTCCTGTGGCTGCACCCAAAACGTGGCTGTCCAGGACAACAGAAATAGAGGTGACTTAG